One Cotesia glomerata isolate CgM1 linkage group LG8, MPM_Cglom_v2.3, whole genome shotgun sequence genomic window carries:
- the LOC123270051 gene encoding ubiquitin-conjugating enzyme E2 Q2-like has translation MVDEKIPNTTIPLYNFITKSDHYLTSFVNNDNAKGFVLSDTISKADEPKEDDEDNDFAEHDDDIALKEIDVKKRKSDEFSLPNIDAQSIKRIKDASNIVGSIQANDRLLKELSIIYKSDDQNEIFTVNLIDDRLDEWEVGIKEVDSDSELMKELNKCL, from the exons AAACACAACCATTccactttataattttatcactAAAAGTGATCATTATTTGACATCATTTGTGAATAATGACAATGCTAAAGGATTTGTGTTGTCAGATACAATT TCCAAAGCTGATGAACCTAAGGAGGATGATGAAGACAACGATTTTGCAGAACACGATGATGATATTGCACTGAAAGAGATAGATGTTAAGAAAAGAAAGTCTGATGAATTTAGTCTGCCGAATATAGATGCACAAAgtataaaaagaattaaagaCGCGAGTAATATCGTTGGAAGCATCCAAGCCAATGATCGTTTGTTGAAAGAGCTgtctattatttataaaagcgatGATCAAAACGAAATTTTCACCGTTAATTTGATTGATGACCGTCTTGATGAATGGGAAGTAGGAATAAAAGAAGTAGATAGTGACTCAGAACTAATGAAAGAACTAaacaaatgtttataa